A stretch of Allostreptomyces psammosilenae DNA encodes these proteins:
- a CDS encoding multifunctional oxoglutarate decarboxylase/oxoglutarate dehydrogenase thiamine pyrophosphate-binding subunit/dihydrolipoyllysine-residue succinyltransferase subunit, with amino-acid sequence MSPQSPNTTSATSPQGPGFGPNEWLVDEIYQQYLQDPNSVDRAWWDFFADYKPSATTQAQEAGAPEAAPAAAAPAQPAVTAPAAAAGQATAAPAAPQAPAAPQPPAPAAPAAPAAPAQAAPQAPAAPAPRPQAAEPKAAEKPKAAAAEAEPTGPTVTPLRGPAARVAANMDASLEIPTATSVRAVPAKLLIDNRIVINNHLKRARGGKVSFTHLIGYAMVQALKAMPAMNHSYAVKDGKPQLVQPEHVNLGLAIDLTKPNGDRQLVVAAIKKSETMDFFTFWQAYEDIVRRARTNKLTVDDFQGVTASLTNPGGIGTVHSVPRLMPGQGLIVGVGAMEYPAEFQGAAPETLARLGISKVMTLTSTYDHRIIQGAASGEFLRQMHRLLLGEDGFYDSVFASLRIPYEPVRWAPDISTTHDSDVDKTARVHELIRSYRVRGHLMADTDPLEYRQRKHPDLDVVSHNLTLWDLEREFAVGGFAGKSMMTLRDILGVLRDSYCRTIGIEYMHIQDPEQRRWLQQRIEGVQDKPEREEQLRILRRLNAAEAFETFLQTKYVGQKRFSLEGGETTIPLLDAVLDSAAGAGLDEVVIGMAHRGRLNVLANIVGKSYAQIFREFEGNLDPRSMHGSGDVKYHLGAEGTFTGLDGDTVKVSLTANPSHLEAVDPVLEGVVRAKQDIADKGGTDFTVLPVLLHGDAAFAGQGVVAETLNMSQLRGYRTGGTVHLVINNQVGFTAAPASSRSSTYATDVARMIEAPIFHVNGDDPEAAVRVAKLAFEFRQAFNKDVVIDLICYRRRGHNEADNPEFTQPLMYDLIDKKRSVRKLYTESLIGRGDITLEEAEQALKDYRDQLEKVFTEVREATAQPADVHPTEPVPDFPVAVPTGIGADVVKRIVDAQVALPESFHPHPRLLPQLQRRAKMVTDGTIDWALGETLAFGSLLMEGHPVRLAGQDSRRGTFGQRHAVLVDRETGGEYTPLMYLTEDQAKFTVYDSLLSEYAAMGFEYGYSLARPNALVLWEAQFGDFVNGAQSVVDEFISSAEQKWGQTSGVVLLLPHGYEGQGPDHSSARPERFLQLCAQNNMTVAMPTTPANYFHLLRWQVHNPHHKPLVVFTPKSMLRLKAAASTVEEFTSGAFRPVIGDAAVERGELDPAAVRKVVFTSGKVHYDLAAARAKRRVTDTALVRIERLYPLPVDELQAELAKFPNVESYVWAQEEPANQGAWPFIALNLIDHLDLVLGAQAGAKGRLRRVSRPSSSAPAVGSAKRHEVEQQALIEEVFAV; translated from the coding sequence GTGTCGCCACAATCCCCCAACACAACGAGTGCCACTAGCCCGCAAGGCCCGGGCTTCGGCCCGAACGAGTGGCTCGTCGACGAGATCTACCAGCAGTACCTCCAGGACCCGAACTCGGTCGACCGGGCCTGGTGGGACTTCTTCGCCGACTACAAGCCCTCGGCGACGACGCAAGCGCAGGAGGCCGGCGCGCCCGAGGCCGCCCCCGCCGCCGCGGCGCCGGCCCAGCCCGCGGTGACGGCTCCCGCGGCGGCCGCCGGACAGGCCACGGCCGCCCCCGCCGCCCCGCAGGCGCCCGCCGCCCCCCAGCCTCCGGCCCCCGCCGCGCCGGCCGCTCCCGCCGCGCCGGCCCAGGCCGCCCCGCAGGCGCCGGCCGCCCCGGCCCCGCGCCCGCAGGCCGCCGAGCCCAAGGCCGCCGAGAAGCCGAAGGCCGCGGCCGCCGAGGCGGAGCCGACCGGTCCGACGGTGACGCCGCTGCGCGGCCCGGCCGCCCGGGTGGCCGCCAACATGGACGCCAGCCTGGAGATCCCGACCGCGACCAGCGTGCGGGCCGTCCCGGCGAAGCTGTTGATCGACAACCGCATCGTCATCAACAACCACCTCAAGCGGGCCCGTGGCGGGAAGGTCTCCTTCACCCACCTGATCGGCTACGCCATGGTCCAGGCGCTCAAGGCCATGCCGGCGATGAACCACTCGTACGCGGTCAAGGACGGCAAGCCGCAGCTCGTCCAGCCGGAGCACGTCAACCTCGGCCTGGCCATCGACCTGACCAAGCCCAACGGCGATCGGCAATTGGTTGTAGCGGCCATCAAGAAGTCCGAGACGATGGACTTCTTCACCTTCTGGCAGGCGTACGAGGACATCGTGCGCCGGGCCCGCACCAACAAGCTGACGGTCGACGACTTCCAGGGCGTGACCGCCTCGCTGACCAACCCCGGCGGCATCGGCACCGTGCACTCGGTGCCGCGCCTCATGCCCGGGCAGGGCCTGATCGTCGGCGTCGGCGCGATGGAGTACCCGGCGGAGTTCCAGGGCGCCGCCCCGGAGACCCTGGCCCGCCTGGGCATCTCCAAGGTCATGACGCTGACCAGCACCTACGACCACCGGATCATCCAGGGCGCGGCCTCCGGCGAGTTCCTGCGCCAGATGCACCGGCTGCTGCTGGGCGAGGACGGCTTCTACGACTCGGTGTTCGCCTCGCTGCGGATCCCCTACGAGCCGGTGCGCTGGGCCCCGGACATCTCCACCACGCACGACTCCGACGTGGACAAGACCGCGCGGGTGCACGAGCTGATCCGCTCCTACCGGGTCCGCGGCCACCTGATGGCCGACACCGACCCGCTGGAGTACCGCCAGCGCAAGCACCCCGACCTCGACGTGGTCTCGCACAACCTCACCCTGTGGGACCTGGAGCGGGAGTTCGCGGTCGGCGGCTTCGCCGGCAAGTCGATGATGACGCTGCGCGACATCCTCGGCGTGCTGCGCGACTCCTACTGCCGCACCATCGGCATCGAGTACATGCACATCCAGGACCCCGAGCAGCGCCGCTGGCTCCAGCAGCGCATCGAGGGGGTGCAGGACAAGCCGGAGCGCGAGGAGCAGCTGCGGATCCTGCGCCGGCTGAACGCCGCGGAGGCGTTCGAGACGTTCCTGCAGACCAAGTACGTGGGCCAGAAGCGGTTCTCGCTGGAGGGCGGCGAGACCACCATCCCGCTGCTGGACGCGGTGCTGGACAGCGCCGCCGGCGCCGGGCTGGACGAGGTCGTCATCGGCATGGCGCACCGCGGCCGGCTGAACGTGCTGGCGAACATCGTCGGCAAGTCCTACGCGCAGATCTTCCGGGAGTTCGAGGGCAACCTCGACCCGCGGTCGATGCACGGCTCCGGCGACGTGAAGTACCACCTGGGCGCCGAGGGCACCTTCACCGGGCTGGACGGGGACACCGTCAAGGTGTCGCTGACCGCCAACCCCTCCCACCTGGAGGCGGTCGACCCGGTGCTGGAGGGCGTGGTCCGGGCCAAGCAGGACATCGCCGACAAGGGCGGCACGGACTTCACCGTGCTGCCGGTGCTGCTGCACGGCGACGCGGCCTTCGCCGGCCAGGGCGTGGTGGCCGAGACGCTGAACATGTCGCAGCTGCGCGGGTACCGCACCGGCGGCACCGTGCACCTGGTGATCAACAACCAGGTCGGGTTCACCGCCGCGCCGGCCTCCAGCCGCTCCAGCACCTACGCCACCGACGTGGCGCGGATGATCGAGGCGCCGATCTTCCACGTCAACGGGGACGACCCGGAGGCGGCGGTGCGCGTCGCCAAGCTGGCCTTCGAGTTCCGCCAGGCGTTCAACAAGGACGTCGTGATCGACCTGATCTGCTACCGGCGGCGCGGGCACAACGAGGCGGACAACCCGGAGTTCACCCAGCCGCTGATGTACGACCTGATCGACAAGAAGCGCTCGGTGCGCAAGCTGTACACCGAGTCGCTGATCGGCCGGGGCGACATCACGCTGGAGGAGGCCGAGCAGGCGCTGAAGGACTACCGCGACCAGCTGGAGAAGGTCTTCACCGAGGTGCGGGAGGCGACCGCGCAGCCGGCGGACGTGCACCCGACCGAGCCGGTGCCCGACTTCCCGGTGGCGGTGCCGACCGGCATCGGCGCGGACGTCGTCAAGCGGATCGTGGACGCGCAGGTGGCGCTGCCGGAGTCGTTCCACCCGCACCCGCGCCTGCTGCCGCAGCTGCAGCGCCGGGCCAAGATGGTGACCGACGGCACCATCGACTGGGCGCTGGGCGAGACCCTGGCGTTCGGGTCGCTGCTGATGGAGGGGCACCCGGTCCGGCTGGCCGGCCAGGACAGCCGCCGCGGCACCTTCGGCCAGCGGCACGCCGTGCTGGTCGACCGGGAGACCGGCGGCGAGTACACGCCGCTGATGTACCTCACCGAGGACCAGGCGAAGTTCACCGTCTACGACTCGCTGCTGAGCGAGTACGCGGCGATGGGCTTCGAGTACGGCTACTCCCTGGCCCGGCCGAACGCGCTGGTGCTGTGGGAGGCGCAGTTCGGTGACTTCGTCAACGGCGCGCAGTCGGTGGTGGACGAGTTCATCTCCTCCGCCGAGCAGAAGTGGGGCCAGACCTCCGGCGTGGTGCTGCTGCTGCCGCACGGCTACGAGGGCCAGGGCCCGGACCACTCCTCGGCCCGCCCGGAGCGGTTCCTGCAGCTGTGCGCGCAGAACAACATGACGGTCGCGATGCCGACGACCCCGGCGAACTACTTCCACCTGCTGCGGTGGCAGGTGCACAACCCGCACCACAAGCCGCTGGTGGTCTTCACGCCGAAGTCGATGCTGCGGCTGAAGGCGGCGGCCTCCACGGTGGAGGAGTTCACCTCGGGCGCGTTCCGCCCGGTGATCGGGGACGCGGCGGTGGAGCGCGGCGAGCTGGACCCGGCGGCGGTGCGCAAGGTGGTCTTCACCTCCGGCAAGGTGCACTACGACCTGGCCGCGGCGCGCGCCAAGCGCCGGGTGACGGACACCGCGCTGGTGCGGATCGAGCGGCTGTACCCGCTGCCGGTGGACGAGCTCCAGGCGGAGCTGGCGAAGTTCCCGAACGTGGAGAGCTACGTCTGGGCGCAGGAGGAACCGGCCAACCAGGGTGCCTGGCCGTTCATCGCGCTGAACCTGATCGACCACCTGGACCTGGTGCTCGGCGCCCAGGCCGGTGCCAAGGGCCGGCTGCGGCGGGTCTCCCGCCCGTCCTCGTCGGCGCCGGCCGTGGGTTCGGCCAAGCGCCACGAGGTGGAGCAGCAGGCGCTGATCGAGGAGGTCTTCGCCGTCTGA